The Atribacterota bacterium genome includes the window CTGGCGCCAGCGTTTTTGAAAAAGAGTGGAAGTGATTTCGACCTTCCCATTGCGCTGGGGATTCTCCTGGCTACTGCTCAAATGAAACTCGCTCCTTCTTTTTCTCTCTCCAAGCTCTTTTTGATTGGGGAACTTTCTCTTTCGGGAGAGGTAAAGCCGGTGAATGGGATTCTTCCCATTGCCCATTTTCTCTCTCTGCAGAGAAAGAGTTCTTTACTCCTTCTCTCATTATCCAACGCTACTGAAGGGGCTTTAGTGGAGGGGATCAAGGTTTTTGGTTTTCGTCATCTTGGTGAAATTGTTGACTTTTTAACTGGAAAGGTGGTTCGTCAGCCGTTGGTGGTTGAACGGGAGAATTTTTTCTCTTTTTCTTCTCAGGGCGAAGACCTTTCGGATGTGAAAGGTCAGAAACGAGCCAAGAGGGCACTGGAAATTGCCGCTTCAGGCGGGCATCATCTGCTCTTTATTGGTCCCCCCGGTTCAGGAAAGACCATGCTTGCTCGCCGCATTCCTTCGCTTTTGCCTTTACTCTCTCTTGATGAGGCGATTGAGGTAACCAAAATTCACAGTGTAGCGGGATTGCTTTCTCCAGAACAGCCTCTGGTTACCGAGCGTCCTTTTCGAGCTCCGCATCATACTATCTCCGATGCGGCATTGATCGGAGGAGGACAATGGCCCCGCCCAGGTGAAATCAGCCTGGCGCATCACGGGGTTCTCTTTCTTGATGAAGTTCTGGAATTCAGGCGCAATGTACTGGAAACTCTGAGAGAACCACTGGAAATGGGAAAAATCACCGTGTCCAGGGCCCAAGCGATTATCACCTATCCTGCCCGTTTTATTTTGGTTCTGGCCTGTAACCCTTGTCCCTGTGGGTATTTGGGGGATACGCAGCGGGTCTGTACCTGTTCTCCTCGGCAGGTCGCTCAGTACCGGAGTAAACTTTCTGGTCCACTCCTAGATCGGATTGATCTCCAGGTCGAAGTACCACGACTTGAAGTGAGTGAGGTATCCGTGGAACGCAAAGAAGAGAGCTC containing:
- a CDS encoding YifB family Mg chelatase-like AAA ATPase — encoded protein: MGENVLARILSATTWGIEAKVVEVEVDVGAGLPAFQIVGLPDAAVQESRERVRSAIKNSGFSFPAQRVTVNLAPAFLKKSGSDFDLPIALGILLATAQMKLAPSFSLSKLFLIGELSLSGEVKPVNGILPIAHFLSLQRKSSLLLLSLSNATEGALVEGIKVFGFRHLGEIVDFLTGKVVRQPLVVERENFFSFSSQGEDLSDVKGQKRAKRALEIAASGGHHLLFIGPPGSGKTMLARRIPSLLPLLSLDEAIEVTKIHSVAGLLSPEQPLVTERPFRAPHHTISDAALIGGGQWPRPGEISLAHHGVLFLDEVLEFRRNVLETLREPLEMGKITVSRAQAIITYPARFILVLACNPCPCGYLGDTQRVCTCSPRQVAQYRSKLSGPLLDRIDLQVEVPRLEVSEVSVERKEESSSEVRQRVERARAIQRERFTGDRIMLNGDMKTMHLKKFCLLTKEAKKVLEDSVEKLALSMRAYHHILKVARTIADLEEEENIQIHHVAEAIQYRSLDRRWE